The window TAACTTTTGACTACTTGCCATTTATCATATCATCATCGAGCCCTTCATATCAGAAATAAGTGACCTTTTAGGCATGTTGTACTCAAACTTTTAGACTTTGAATACAAATATCATTTTATTTATTCAGactgaagatgcacacatcatcttcATAAGTCAATTTGAGCTAAGTGCGTATGAACAATGTCTACACTTGCCATCAGCCTGTCGCCTCAAGCTGTGTACACGCCGCCACAGTGCTGCATCGGCTTTGCTTGGCCGGTGCTGCCATGGATCTCTTTTTTAGTTTGTCGTGTATTTGGAACTATTTCTCTCTAGTTGTGCTTTCCGCTTATTTGATGAACTGCTCCTCTAACTGAGCTGATGTATGAACTATTTTAGTTCCATCTGAGTAATGGAGCCGGGGAGGAGCCTGCCTGTTATTCGAAAAAAAAGATATGACCATGTTGAGATAACTTTTGACTACTTATATCATCACCGAACCATTCATTGCAGAAATAAGAGACCTTTTAAGCATGTTGTACTCAAACTTTTAGACTTTGAATACGAATATCATTTCATTTATTCTGcttgaagatgcacacatcatcttcACAAGTCAATTTGAGCTAAGTGCGTATATGAACAATGTGACCACACCACGTCATGACATGTCTAGTCTATCTAAATTGTGATACATTTTATTTCTGACAATTATGATAAGGATTGTTACCCTTTTTGCTCGATCGGCGAGGCCGAAACCATGTATTTTGGTCGTGCCCGCTCTCCTCAACTGTATTTTGTTTGGATCTCTCTGCAGTGTTAATTTGGAGCATTGAATGTTATGCCTAAAATTGGTACTCACTAAAGTCTGTTGTATGCATGTGCCTAAAAAATTAATTAATAGGAGTACATATATATCTTTTGGGTTAAGACGGGCCTAAATTCATTCACACAAAAAAGATGGGTCTAAATTAATGATTTAGTAGTAACGTTCCCTAGCCTCGGCGCAGCTATAAATCGCGCTCTCTAAGACTCAAGAAAGACCCCTGTCGAAAACTTTCCTCTTCAGTTTTGTTGAGGCGGCCGTCGCGATGAAGTCACGCGCGGGCACGCCGCCGGTCCTGTACACGTACGCGTCGATGCAGCAGCGGAGCGGCGGCGGCTTGAGGTGGCGCGAGTGCGTTGCCGTGCTGGGCGCCACCGCCTTGGTGGTGCTCGTGGTCACCCATGCGCTCCTCCCAGGGGCCAGGTTGGGGGACCTGGGCGACGTGGTCAGCCCGGTGCTCCGTCTCCGGAGAGCcaggcgggaggaggcggccgtgcCGTCGTCGGAGAAGACGGCGGGCGATAAGGCCGATGGCTTCCCGTGGAGCAACGCCATGCTGCAGTGGCAGCGCACCGGGTACCATTTCCAGCCGGAGAAGAACTACATGAACGGTATGTATGGAATCCATCAAATTCAAGATTGAGTTTTCAGATTCAAATCCTCCTATATGTTCTTCCCCGGCACCGGCACGGACGCCTTGCTCTATGTTTGGAAGAAGAAACTGACTGGCAATGGCTAGCTGCCTTTTTTGATGTctttttgtttgtttgcttgccgGAGAAAGAAACTGACTACCTTTTGCTTACGTACTCCGgcgacatgcatgcatgtatgcatgCAGATCCAAACGGTGAGTGAGTAGGATCATTATCACTTTTaatcctcacttttatgcctatcCATTGGCAAGGAAACGTGCTGATTAATTGAAACGCAAACATGCAGCTCCAATGTACTACCGTGGATGGTACCACTTCTTCTACCAGTACAACCCAGAGGGCATCACGTGGGGCAACATCTCGTGGGGCCACGCCGTGTCGCGGGACATGGTCCACTGGCACCACCTACCCCTCGCCATGGTGCCCGACCGATGGTACGACATCAGCGGCGTTCTGACGGGCTCCGCCACCATACTTCCCAATGGCAAGGTCGTCCTGCTTTACACGGGGAACACCGACACCCTCGCCCAGGTACAGTGCCTTGCCGTACCTGCTGACCCTCATGATCCTCTCCTTCGTACTTGGACCAAGCACCCCGCCAACCCTGTGCTCCTTCCGCCCCCCGGGACCAGCAAAAAGGACTTCCGCGACCCCATGACAGCATGGTTCGATAAGTCCGACAACACGTGGCGCACCATGATTGGGTCCAAGGACGACAACGGGCATGCTGGCGTCGCCCTCATGTACAAGACAAAAGACTTCGTCAAGTTCGAGCTCATCCCGCGCCCGGTCCACCGCGTCGAGGGCACCGGCATGTGGGAGTGCGTCGACTTCTACCCTGTTGGGGGCAACAGCAACTCATCACAGGAAGAGTTGTATGTCCTGAAGGCGAGCATGGACGATGAACGACATGACTACTACGCATTGGGAAAGTATGATGCGGTGACCAACACATGGACACCGCTGGACCCGGAGGCAGATGTGGGAATCGGACTGAGGTACAATTGGGGAAAGTTCTTTGCGTCCACGACATTCTATGATCCGGCAAAACGGCGACGTGTGATGTGGGCGTATGTTGGTGAGACAGACTCCAACCGGACCGACCTCGCCAAGGGATGGGCAAACCTCCAGGTGACGTTATTGTACATCAATTTGATATGTTTTACCACGTGTTTACCATCTATCATCAGTTCCATTAGTTCactatgcatgcttgatatatttAGATATGACAACAATGCGATCGTTAACTTGCATTTGTCATCTTGCATTCATTCATTATGCATAATTGATACATAAATAGTCCCTCCGTTCATTATTACAAAATGTTCTAATTTTTTTCCGattcagatgtatatagacacattttagtatGTTTGTTTAttcatttcagtccgtatgtagttcatattaaaatatccaaaacatcttataatagtgaaaGGAAGAAGTAATTCTTTGTATTTATGACTTCAAAAATATTTTGGCTATGCTTTTTTCCCGACTCATTTCAACATTAGGCTCTCTAAGAAGATCAAATCTAACTCAAAAAGGTTCAAATTGAGCATTTCCATCATGTTTGTATAAGCCACCTCGTACTTTTTAGCACATAAGAGAACCTTTTAAGTTGCCTGCTGAATCCATGAGTAGGCAAGAGAAAAATTGGCGAATAGAAACATCTTATTAGCTATAAGAAAAGGTAGTGGTTCCTGGTATCAAAGTGCCATCATGGTCTAGGGACTTACCTAGCTTGAATTACTGAACTCTCTAATTAATGGTGTATGATGTAGGCGATTCCGAGGACGGTGGTGCTGGACGAGAAGACCCGGACGAATCTCCTCCAATGGCCGGTGGAGGAGATCGAGACCCTCCGTCACAACACCACTGACCTCAGTGGCATCACCATTGGCACTGGTTCCATCACCGCCCTACATCTCCGCCAAGCCGCTCAGCTCGACATAGAGGCCTCGTTCCGCCTCAACACTTCTGACATCGCAGCCCACAACGAGGCCGACATCGGCTACAACTGCAGCACTAGcggtggtgccaccaaccggggtgCACTCGGCCCCTTTGGCCTCTTCCTCACCAACGGCCACAGTGAACAAATGGCAATGTACTTCTACGTGTCTAGGAGGCTCGACGGGGGCCTCCGGACCCACTTCTGCCATGACGAGTCGCAGTCATCGCTGGCCAGGAATGTTGTGAAGCGGGTGGTGGGCAGCACCGTTCTGGTGCTCAACGGAGAGGCATTATCCGCCAGGATTCTTGTGGATCATTCCATTGTGGAGAGCTTCGTTATGGGTGGGAGATTGACGGTGACGTCACGGGTGTACCCGACTGAGGCCATCTATGAGGCGGCAGGGGTGTACGTTTTCAACAATGCTACCGGCTCCACTGTCATCGTCGATAAGCTCGTGGTGCATGAGATGCATTCAACACCGATACAACTAGATCTTTTTGCACGAGATTAACTTCCAACCGGTTTCTCTCTACTAAGTTCGTTTTCTGATTATTATTTTCTAGTTCTGCCAGACGGATCTAGTGACTAGCATATTCATGGGACGGAAAAATCACACATTGTTACTGTCTGCTCGTTTATGCAGCAGATCATAATATTTTGCATTGTCCAGTGGGTAGCAAGCTGGACAGTACACGACTCCATCCCGTAGGGTGAGGCCGGAAACTCCATTAGCTCGTATGTAACCTGGTAGCTTGACTCGACGCTCTTCTCAAAAAGCAAAACTAGACTCGACACATTGACCTCCAAAAGAATGATACAACTTGCTTGCAGTTGCAGAATTTTTTGAGGCATCTAAACTTCAACCCAACTTGCACCTTCAATCGGTACCTTTTGGCTTTGTTAAACATTTTCTGTGCATGTTTAAACCTGCAGTGTCTATTTTTCTCTGTGATGACCATGCTGAATTCAAATTTGCCCTTTTCCTTGCTATCTACCATATCCATCAgcgatactccctctgtttcatatATAAGTCACCTTTTGGACATGGTTTCAgtcaaaattttaaaaatattttttcaCTAAAGATATACTTTTAGTTTGGGTTGAAAATTTGAAAATCATACATAGATATTTGTACATATGTACAAGCATGTGCTAAAACCGGCAGTAAAATAATTTCAATCTTACAGTAATAGTTTTTTCTCTAGTAGTGCAACCACAGTGTCGACATTGACCTTACCTTACGTTGTGAGTTGTGACTGCACTACACACATGGATGTCAGATTTATTTTTACAGGAACCATGGTTTTTATTAACTTATAACAATCTCTTTACAATCATTGGCGAGTTGCTCCGGGATACACCGGGTGCCTCAAGCCGCAAAACCGCAGCTTCCAAACCCCTCTTAGCATATTGTGCAAAGATCATGAGCTACACCATTACAAGCCCTCTTCACTAAGCTGAAACTCATATTGTGCAAGCTCATAAGATACACAGCTGTTAAGTCTGAAAACCACGATGATAGCAGAACCCCTCCCCTATAGTTAGAAACAACGCAACCTGCCGTCACTATCCTCGAGCCATCGTCAAAGAGGAGATCCAACGCATGGCCTCAGCTGGAGCCACTGTGGGCTGGAATACAAGAACCATGGCCATCCCCTTCGGTATACCAGACCCTTGTCGGATGGAGCACCACCACACTGTCTCAAAATGATCTTTTTCATTAAAAGGGGTTCCCCCAGCCCCATTTTTATTAGGAACGAGGCAAGCAAAGCATGCACGACTGTTAACAGTGCTCAGGCCAAGCCAAAGAGTAGCTGAGCCAGAATTCAACATTACAGGGCTTTACAAAAGGAAACAGAATGTACCCTATGGAAAGGACGCTGCCAAAACAAACGAACAAGCACAGCTAGCCCTGCTATTGAATCAGCGGTGCACCAGTTGGTGTTGTCTCTCAGGTAGGCGCATTGTTATTCGCCGGTCCCATCCACAGGTAAGATCAGGACCAACCGATTCTCAGCAGTTTGCCTCTTTGCCGATCCAGACGTAGTAAGCACCTCCGCACGAACATAGTGAGAATCATCGTGAAGGATCTTCCATTGGTGAAGAAGCGCACTTACTCTTCCCCGTAAGACTCTGACATCTGTCCAAACCAACCCCTGAAAGCACATTTCATCATGAACACTCCACAAGCTCCACAAGGTAGCAATGCAAGACATGCTCACAACCGCCAGGTTTTTACTATGAGTCCACATCTTAAAAAGATCATGTATAGATCAAGGTGATGTAAAAATAGAAATTCCAGATATACACTTCAAGTCACCCTAGCAACAATGCAATCAAAAGCCAAGTGGTGAACATTCTCCATTTCACCACAAAATAAAGAGGTTAAGTCCacaatatgatgtctcttacctaatttatctctagtcaaaatttggtCATTAGCAACATGCAATTCAAACATCATAATTGGGAGGAATAGGTATCTTCCAAAAAGAGGCAGAAACCCCACCAAAATTAATCATATCTAGAAGGATCTGGTGGCATATGTTCTAGATGCTTCCAACAGCCATATAAGTTGGCCGGCGTTATAATTAGAAACAAAAAAGGTTCACCCTAAACAAAAGGTCATTCCATTTGGGCAAGAATTCAGAGTCAACACTTCTCTCGAATATGAGTTTGAGCATCTGACCATCCCAAACATGTGAGACAGAGCAATTATGTGAaggatgccctagaggcaataagaaatgttattatttatttccatgttTGTAATTACCGTTTATCTTTCTATGCTATAGTTGCGATGGTCCTCGAGTCGGCATGAAAATGAGATTCAGCGCGAAACTCATTACCATGTGTGAAATAATAAACACCGTGTATTGTTGACGATCATgttttcctgaccatgggcattgttAAAGTAAGAGTGGATGTTGGCAATAATGTAAACACACTGTTGGCGGAACAATGGTGTTGGACAAAGCCAACTTAGTGAATAGTGATATACTTCAAGATCACATCGTCATATTGTTATAAGTATCATCATGCAAATGTTTACGTATACTCACttacttagaccatgagaataTCATTGTAGTTTCATGTCGGACGGTGTACTTTGGGGTTCGTGCAACGTTAcccgtaacagggtgattataatgGCAACTTTGGGGTGTATCGGAAAAGTATGTCGAGAGACTTGATAGCTAAAGATTGAGATTTGATCCTCCACCGATGAAGAGATATTCTTTGTGCCCTTTCTGTATTATGATATCTATCGAGCGGAGTAACCCCCGATATGCCAAACCCCACGAATCAACAAAACAACCGAAGAAGAATCAGTCAGAAGATCGACTGCCGGAGGCCTGTCATGGCCGGCTACAGGCATGACCATGGTCGGGTACTCCCTGCGGCCCTGGCCGGTTGCCACTTTGTGGCTCTCATGGTTGGCTGCTAGGGGCAGCCATGGCCGGCTGCTCTTGGGCAGCCATGGTGGTCGGTTGCATCCAAGCTAGCCATGGTGGCTGGCTCCCCTTTGCCATGGTGGCCGTCTGCCTCCTCTCTAATTGCACTGGCTGCGCAAAGTCAAAATGAGGCGTCCCATCGGACACGATCAGAAGACGCTATGGCTGACAAACTGTCTAGACAACCATACCGCTACAGTTGGGCACTATTGACAAATGCTGCCACCCACTGCGTGACCTCGCGGGACAAGACGGAGCAGTCAACCGGGTCGCATGGACCCCCTTTTTACTCTCTCCCTCACTCTGTTGTCTCTTGGGCATCGTGCTTATAAGGTGACCCAGAGAGCCTTCACGGGGGAGGCCCCAGCTGAACATtcattcacacacacacacgcgcacacacacacgcacgcacacacacacacgcgcgcgcgcgaggGAGAGAGCTGAGCCTagagccctcttcttcctcctctgatacagctccaggagcaatctTGTACACCATGTGTTCAACATCAAGGTCCTTGCAGGAGTAGTTGTGTTATCTCCACACGAGGGCCCCGGACTTGGGTATATCACCATGTGTTGTTGCCCAATCCCGTCCCGGATCTACACCATAGCCTTGCTCTCATCTCTCTTAGCCATACCATGACATCTACCGTGCAAATAGCATGATAGTATCCATCATCGCGTGTCCAGACACAACATGATATGACCACGGGGATGCCGGAATACCTAAacgagaaaagaaaacaaaattggTAACAAGGGTAACTTGGTTTAATGAGTATAAGAGTTACTTCACATGGATACCGATACGTCTTGCATCGTgttttgtaaagtatcacgaaGCAAAGGAATTGTGTACGAGAAACTAAGGttcacatgatgaataatttgtaaGTGTAGGGGTCAACATGGATGTCTAAGGTTTCGCTATTGATCATTGACGGAAGGAGTTCTGGGTCATTTCTGCACTTCACGAAACTTGCGGGGTCACATGCTTAAGGTTCACTAGTTTGTTAGTATTAGAAGTGTTAGCTTCTTGAGTAATTCACCGAAAAAGTTTGAGAAGATAAAAATGTTTCGGTAaatgtttcggagaaaaccggagaagtTTCGAAAAAACGGGAAAGTCCTAGGAGCCTGAAAAATCACCGGAAGATCAACGAGGGTTTCAAAGTGTTCTGGAACCTCTGAAAAACATATATATGGTGTTGCAGGGTTGCCAACTTGGCAATCCCAAGTGGCAGGGAGGGGGTGGGGGTGCGGCCACATGGGCCTAAAAGGCCAAAATAGTGCGCGCCCCCTTTTTTGCTTGGGGGCAAAGCCACTTGGGAGGCTAAGCTTTGGTGGGGCACCAACCTCTTGGttcgccggccctaggaggaggtgcCTCCTCCAATGCAGCCCTATCTCCCATGCTTCTATATATATGTGAGGGGACATCCCCTAAATTGCAACCAATGTGATGCAAGGGCTGCCACTCTCTCTCTATTTCACTCCATGGAAATTGCTCCACCGTCCAAAGGCTACTCCACCCTATCTTTAGTTCTCCGGCATAGATTAGCTTTGGACGATGAAGTTCCGCTGAACTGTAAATTCCATACGCGTTGATATGGGTAGATATATCATGTTTTTTTATCTTTGTTCAAGGGGGTGGGGAGGTTCCCACGGTTGGGAAGTCGTAAATTCTAACTGTGGGAATCTACACGAATGACTACACCAGCACATATTTTGCtgcacttgaaggaaatatgccctagatgcaataatagagttgttactttatatttccttatatcaagattaatgtttattattcattctagaattatattaactggaaacatgatacatgtgtggatagatagacaaaataccgtgtccctagtaagcctctactagactagctcgttgatcaaagatggttaaattttcctaaccatagacatgtgttgtcatttgataaacatgatcacatcattaggagaatgatgtgatggacaagacccatccggtatcatagcatattgatcgtttagttttattgctattgttttcttcatgtcaaatacatattccttcgataccggaggaatgccttatatgctcccaaacgtcacaacgtaactggatgattataaagatgctctacaggtatatccgaaggagttttttgggttggcatagatcgagattaggatttgtcactccgagtattggagaggtatctctgggcctctcggtaatacacatcataagcttgcaagcaaacgactaaggagttagtcacgaggtgatgtattacagaacgagtaaagaaacttgctggtaacgagattgaactaagtatagagatgccgacgatcgaatctcgggcaagtaacataccgatggacaaagggaattacgtatgttgtcataacggtttgaccgataaagatcttcgtagaatatgtcagagccaatatgggcatccaggttccgcaattggttattgaccggagaggtgtctcggtcatgtctatataattctcgaacccatagggtccacacacttaacgttcgataacaatatagtattatatgagttatgtgatttagtgattgaatgttgttcagagtcccggatgagatcacaaacatgacaaggagtctcgaaatggccgagaagtaaaggttgatatataggacgatgatattcgaacaccggaagtgttttggagGGTACCGAGTACAtattgggtcaccggaaggggttccgggcacccctggCAAAAGATATGAGCTTAATGGCCCAAGGAGGGGactgaccagcccacaaggggttgtctcgcccctccaccaggccggccatccctagggaaaggaaaggggggaggacaagtccctccttccttcccctcctcaagggagaaaggaaaggaggGCGCCACCTCCCCCTTCCTCCCCCTGGCACCTAtacaaggaagggggaggccgaaccaGGGCAGGAGCTCAAGTGGGATTCGGCCCCACTTGAGGCACCCCCTTGGCCTctgccctctccctcccacctatatatatcagGAGGGGGGCCTAACACACCCACGACATaatcttagccatgtgcggcgccccctccatggtttactccctcggtcatattttcgcagTGCTTAGGTGATGCCCtttggagatcacttcaccatcaccgtcaccacatcgtcgtgcttccggaactcatccactacctcaccgacttgctggatcaagaaggtgaggacgtcaccaggctgaacgtgtgcagaactcagaggtgtcgtatgttcggtgcttgatcggtcggagctagaagaagttcgtctacatcaatcacgttgtcaaacgcttccgctttcgggctacgagggtacatagacacactctctccccctcgttgctatgcatctcctagatagatcttgcgcgatcgtaggattttttttgaaattgcatgctatgttccccaacagtgacatttgagccaggtctatgagtagatgatatgcacgagtagaacacaaagagttgtgggcggtgaccatcatactgcttaccaccaatgtcttatttttgattcggcggtattgttggatgatgcgtcccggaccaaccttacatgaccacgttcatcagaccggttccactgacagacatgcaactagttttgcataaaggtggccgaCGGGTGTCTGTTttatcctactttagttgaatcaaatttgactgcgaccggtccttgctgaaggttaaaatagcaaacttgataaatcaccgttgtggtttttgtggcgGGTTTcggcatgttctgatgtgatatggtcaagacatgatgtgatatacgttattgtatg is drawn from Triticum dicoccoides isolate Atlit2015 ecotype Zavitan chromosome 4A, WEW_v2.0, whole genome shotgun sequence and contains these coding sequences:
- the LOC119288358 gene encoding sucrose:sucrose 1-fructosyltransferase-like isoform X2 is translated as MKSRAGTPPVLYTYASMQQRSGGGLRWRECVAVLGATALVVLVVTHALLPGARLGDLGDVVSPVLRLRRARREEAAVPSSEKTAGDKADGFPWSNAMLQWQRTGYHFQPEKNYMNDPNAPMYYRGWYHFFYQYNPEGITWGNISWGHAVSRDMVHWHHLPLAMVPDRWYDISGVLTGSATILPNGKVVLLYTGNTDTLAQVQCLAVPADPHDPLLRTWTKHPANPVLLPPPGTSKKDFRDPMTAWFDKSDNTWRTMIGSKDDNGHAGVALMYKTKDFVKFELIPRPVHRVEGTGMWECVDFYPVGGNSNSSQEELYVLKASMDDERHDYYALGKYDAVTNTWTPLDPEADVGIGLRYNWGKFFASTTFYDPAKRRRVMWAYVGETDSNRTDLAKGWANLQAIPRTVVLDEKTRTNLLQWPVEEIETLRHNTTDLSGITIGTGSITALHLRQAAQLDIEASFRLNTSDIAAHNEADIGYNCSTSGGATNRGALGPFGLFLTNGHSEQMAMYFYVSRRLDGGLRTHFCHDESQSSLARNVVKRVVGSTVLVLNGEALSARILVDHSIVESFVMGGRLTVTSRVYPTEAIYEAAGVYVFNNATGSTVIVDKLVVHEMHSTPIQLDLFARD
- the LOC119288358 gene encoding sucrose:sucrose 1-fructosyltransferase-like isoform X1: MQQRSGGGLRWRECVAVLGATALVVLVVTHALLPGARLGDLGDVVSPVLRLRRARREEAAVPSSEKTAGDKADGFPWSNAMLQWQRTGYHFQPEKNYMNETDYLLLTYSGDMHACMHADPNAPMYYRGWYHFFYQYNPEGITWGNISWGHAVSRDMVHWHHLPLAMVPDRWYDISGVLTGSATILPNGKVVLLYTGNTDTLAQVQCLAVPADPHDPLLRTWTKHPANPVLLPPPGTSKKDFRDPMTAWFDKSDNTWRTMIGSKDDNGHAGVALMYKTKDFVKFELIPRPVHRVEGTGMWECVDFYPVGGNSNSSQEELYVLKASMDDERHDYYALGKYDAVTNTWTPLDPEADVGIGLRYNWGKFFASTTFYDPAKRRRVMWAYVGETDSNRTDLAKGWANLQAIPRTVVLDEKTRTNLLQWPVEEIETLRHNTTDLSGITIGTGSITALHLRQAAQLDIEASFRLNTSDIAAHNEADIGYNCSTSGGATNRGALGPFGLFLTNGHSEQMAMYFYVSRRLDGGLRTHFCHDESQSSLARNVVKRVVGSTVLVLNGEALSARILVDHSIVESFVMGGRLTVTSRVYPTEAIYEAAGVYVFNNATGSTVIVDKLVVHEMHSTPIQLDLFARD